DNA sequence from the Paenibacillus azoreducens genome:
AGGACGCCGCAGCATTTCATCCAGAATTTTACGTTGTTCTCTAGACATATGATGTTCTCCTTCTCTTTTTTTAGTCGCTTTCCACCGTAATCTCTCCCAACGATCCGGCTTATTCATAGTGTATAATATAAATGTGACAGAACTTGTCACTATATTTTTTGGGGGTGAATATAATGGGAAAGTCGAGGCGCCTGATTGAATTGATGATGGCAGTAAATCGGAAGCGGAAATTCACCGTCAAAGAGCTTGCTGAAGAATTTGGTGTGTCTACCCGGACTATGCTGCGCGATTTGCAGGAGCTTAGTGGAATGGGAGTGCCTTTATACTCTCAAGTTGGTGCAGGAGGTGGATACCAGGTTCTTACAGAGCGAACCCTTCCACCGATTTCATTTACGGAAAATGAGGCATTCTCCATATTCTTTGCTTCCCATGCTCTTCGACACTTCAGTTCGCTGCCCTTCGAGGCATCTGCAGAGTCCGCACTTCGAAAATTTTACAGGCATTTATCGGATGATGTGAAAAGTCAAATAGACGAGATGCGGCACCGAATTGATTTCTTTACGCATACACGCCCTGAACGAGCTGGCTACCTTGAGATATTGCTCCAAGCGTCCATTAGAAAGTTGCCCGTGACAATCAATTATGGAACACAGAAGTATGAGACCAATGAAAGAACGATTCAACCCATCGGTATATATGCCCATGAGGGATATTGGTTTTGCCCAGCTTACTGCTATTTGCGAAAAGCTTTCCGATTATTCCGGGTAGATCGGATATGGTCAGCCGTTTGGGCGGATGCCGAAGCGTTGCCTACAGTAGATGTTTCAGAGGTGGATTTAACGAATTGGGGACTGCATTTCTACAGCAAACTGGAAAGCGTAGATGTCAAAGTGAAACTAACGGCAAAAGGGATTGAGTTATTCCGAAATAAGGGCTGGATTTTCCCTTGGGGAGAATTACATAGTTCCAATGACGGCACAGGCATACTACAGATGGGTATCTTCCCCTCAGAAATACGATTCTTTGCTGAATACTTCTTTTCGTTCGGTGCTGAAGCGGTCGTGCTCCAACCGGAGGAACTAAGAGAAGCTGTCAGAAGGAAGTTGGTCTGTGCGCTCGAAGAGTATAATGTCCCAAACTCCTAGTCTTCGATTTCGATTTTAAAGGTGGATCGGAATTCTTTTGGGCGTTAGATGCAGAAAACGAGCTTATCCTTATGTCAAGGGGCTTTT
Encoded proteins:
- a CDS encoding helix-turn-helix transcriptional regulator — translated: MGKSRRLIELMMAVNRKRKFTVKELAEEFGVSTRTMLRDLQELSGMGVPLYSQVGAGGGYQVLTERTLPPISFTENEAFSIFFASHALRHFSSLPFEASAESALRKFYRHLSDDVKSQIDEMRHRIDFFTHTRPERAGYLEILLQASIRKLPVTINYGTQKYETNERTIQPIGIYAHEGYWFCPAYCYLRKAFRLFRVDRIWSAVWADAEALPTVDVSEVDLTNWGLHFYSKLESVDVKVKLTAKGIELFRNKGWIFPWGELHSSNDGTGILQMGIFPSEIRFFAEYFFSFGAEAVVLQPEELREAVRRKLVCALEEYNVPNS